DNA sequence from the Methanolobus sp. ZRKC5 genome:
CAGCTCTCTATGAGAAGCCACAGTAAAGTACCGCTAAGGTACTTTTTTTCTCTTTTTTATGGACTTACTTACTGTCATTTTAATTGCTGTAGCAGCTTTTGTTATCTTCGTTCTTTTAACAGCCTATTTCATGAAATCTACATTGTACATGAATAAAGAGGCAAGCAAAGCTGAATTGATGAATGAGATTGAAGACAAAGATAATGATACTACAAAAAAAGACGATGGGAATTAGTTCCCATTAATAATAAAAAACGATTATAGTTACTTTGGTTCTTCTTTTGCCCTTGGCATTGCTATTATCTCTCTTACCTGAAGGCTGAAGAAGTCAAATGAATGTGCAGGTCTTACAACTACAGATACGTCAGCACCCCATCTTGTTCCTCCGATCGCAATTATCTCAGTATCCGGGGACACGGGTATGTGACCTGAGTCTGCTGCCATCATTGCGCATTCAAGTGCTACCTTGAAGCCTTTTCCAAAAACTGCACGTAATGTGTCTGATATTACATCAATGCGGCTGGCACCACCTATGCGCTTTGAGATTGCACGCTCAACACCTGAGAACATATGGGATTGGGTTGTCATCACAACTCCAAGCTCTTCCAGTTGTTTCAGTTTTTCCTCATCGACTTCCCACTTCCCACTTTCCTTAAGTCCATACTGGTGGGTTATGGCAATGATTTTTACATCCTGGTCCTTGAATGCCTCTGCAGCTATGAGTGCGGTCTCTCCGCTTGTGCTTGCAAGTACGACATGCTTGATGCCAAGTTCTGCAGCCCTTTTTGCAGATAATTTCATTACTTCTTCGGTGTTTGCTTTTCCTACTTCGTTAAAGTATGTGATCGTCTTTTCCATATTATCACCTTTGATCATGATTTCAAGTTTAAGAATAAAACAGTGCTCCTCTTTTATATATGTTTATGGAGTTAGCGGCAAATTCCAATTGCTTTGGAGTTGTTTATTTTGTTAATTTAATGTCATAAGAATATTTGTGGGGGGATTATTTTGCTTTCCATGAAGTATTCTGGTGATTCGTGGTTCGAACTAAGTCATTCGAATGGCGGGGGTAATATCAATAACCAAAAAATGTAGCGGTGGTTAAAATACAGGATTTACTCATGGTGTGACGTTTAGAAATACTCATATAGTTGTCCATTGATTTTTTTATTATGTACGAAAAAAGAACCTTAAGTGATTTACCTTTTTTAAAATAGTTCAGGAAATATTTTCGCACTATTCATGGCCATGTACGTGTCCTGCGATTTGCTGCAAAATAGTAGATATCAATCTGGATGAATATGATATAAAAATATTAGGGCAAGTACCAAAGGATAAGACCGATAAGATCGAATCCTTCATTGAAGGCGGAGAACTTCATTACAAACTATCTCCTCCTTGCCCCTTTTTGGAATCTGGTAAGTGCACCGTATATGATAGGAGACCAACTATGTGCCGATTGTTTCCGTTTAATCTCACAACTATGCCAGATGCGTTGCTTTTATTTCCATGTGATATGAGGGCAAATATATTCGAAGACTATATCGAATATTCAGACCATATGCTAAAGCAACCTTTTCCTGCAAAAACGATTGATGCCTTCGAACAATTGCATTGTTCTTTTGACAGCAAGCTGAATGAAGGTTTGCCCATTCCTATGCTAGTTATGAAAATTAATGATCTAATACCTTTTAACGAATATTTCAAATCAAGATTAAAGTAGAATCAACTAATAGAAATGAGGACAGCAAACGGCGATGAAGCTTATGTTATATTCACGAAGGGCATGTTTGCTTTAAAATAAGAGTATATTTGTAAAAGTATCCATTAATGCAAGCATGTTTGGGATTTTTGATGTACTCCGGGCTGCCTTCACAAATTTAACACTGTATCAGTGATGGCAGTTTTTTATCTTCTTTAAATCTCATGTACCAGATAAGGAAATTACCTCTTATCGTCCGCATATATGTTTAATTTATGCAGCAAACGATGCTCTTATCTATAAGCTGGCTGTTATATTAATATAAGGGAGTTTAGCAAGTCGTATTTTTGAAAGGTGATAGTTTGGCAGTAACAGATTATGATAATAACAATGTAAAGATCATAACCGCAGATATAAAATCAGAAAATCCTGTTTTGATAGAGGGTTTTCCGGGCATTGGTCTTGTAGGAAATATTGCAAGCCAGCAGATTATCGATGAATTGAAGATGGAATATATGGGGTCCATTGACTCGAGACATTTCCCGCCGATTGCAGTTCTTTATGAAGGCCTCATAAATATGCCTGTGAGGATATATGAAAGCGTAGAACACAATATGGTAATGATCGTCTCAGATATACCCATAAATCCGGTAGTTGCCTATGATATAAGTAAAGCTCTTCTGGAATGGGCAAAGTCCATCAATGTTAAAGAAATCGTCTCTCTGGCAGGTATTGCAACCATGAGCGAAGACCACAAGGTCTTTGGTGCTGCGACTACCCTTGAAATGCTTGAAAGGATAAAGGACAAAGTGGAGCTTTTCCAGATGGGTACAATTTCAGGTATATCCGGCAGTATTATGGGCGAATGCTTCGTAAGCAAAATGCCTGCAATAAGTCTTCTTGGTTCCACCATGAGCCAGAATCCTGATCCAAGGGCAGCAGCAGTGGTAATTGATGTACTAAACCTTCTATATGATTTCAAGATAGACACCGAAGGTCTTATCGAACAGGCTGAGAAGATCGAAATAGAGATGCAACGGCTCGCTGAAGATGTAAGATCTACTGAACAGCCAACAGGACCAAGAAAAGAGTTCCCTATGTACGGGTGATATCATGGAATATGTTGCTTTAACGGGAATATCTGAACGTGTTATGTCTGAGCTAAGGCATAACAGACTTCTTACAATAGAAATAAGGAACCCTTACAATTTCATGGCTGCCCTGCATTCAAGTGTAGGTGATATGTTATTACTTACCCACACAAGTCCCGAAGACGTCACAGGCGGAAGTATGGGAATAATTGCGAAATTGGTCAAGCATCAGATATCAACCCACCGAATAACACAGAGCAATGAACTTCATTATGAAGAACGTGAGACTACATGCCTAAGGTTGCAGCTTGACCCAAAGTGCACTGCACGTGTGCGTAAAGTTCTGAACAACAGAATAGGTGAAACTACAAAGGTCGATGCGGAAGAGATTCCGCTCTACAATGCCAGATAAAATAAAAACTCATTCAAATGTTGCAGGGATGTTTTTTAATCCCTCTTCTATTGTTTTTACAAATTCCCATCTGATGCCTAAAGGTACTTCTTCATTAGCATAGTTGCTATGTTTTCTGGAACCTTTGCAGCCATAAGAAATACCAATTCCTTCCTGAAGTGGTTTTGCAGTGCAATCACCGCATATGGATGCTGCACCAATTGATCTTGATTCTATGCCCTCACCAAAATGATATGCATATGCCTGTATAATCCTCATGGCACTTTCCGGCTTGAGGTAGAGTAAAAGTACATCGAATTTTCCTTTGTTCCCTTTCAAAGGCTCAATCCTTAAGGATTTGAATTCTCTTTTTATCCTGGGAAGATTGCTTGCTGCTTTTTCGGCGGTTTTAGCATTTTTGTATCTGCCGGATTTCAAATAGTAATCTGCAGGGCTGTTCTCGCTGATTCCAAGTACGTAATCTCCAGGCCTGCATCGTTGATGACTTATGAGGGATGCTTCTCCATGTCTTGCATTGTGGACAAGTTCGCAATAAAGAAGGTCCGATGTGTCACTATCCTCTTCGGATAGTGTAATGCACACCGGCTCTCCATTGTCCATAAGTGATTCAATATTGGGGAATTTACATGAGTTCATTCAGGCACCAGCATCGAATATTTAGTTCAATTCACTCTACTCAATAATTGCTCTTACAGTCGTGAAAACAGGTCCGCGAATGTCTATCTTCTTTTTGTTGCTGGTGATGAAGCGCTGTGCGAGAGGTTCAAGACGAATGTTGATCTCAGAAGGTACCTTGACTATCCTTACTCTTGTTTCAACTTCACTTTCACCATTTGCAACGGCATCCTCTATATCCTTTGCAGCCTGGCAGGCAAATGCGTCCAGGAACCTGACACCTGTCCTTGCAGAGTGATTTTCAAGTACCTTTCTCCATTTCTTGTTGTCAGGTACTCCCAGAATGTCACTCTCATAGGCAACTACTTCGTTGAACACAGCAGGTCCACAGAGCTTTGTCTCTTCCTCAGGTTCGATGACAGCCACTTTTACCGTCTTTCCGTTGATGCTTCCTTCCCATGCAGGGAATTCACATGGACTTGGGGTTGCCGCATATTCCTCACAAACCGCTACAATTGCTTTAACGATATCTTTGCCCTGGGCAGTTTCAGGTACATTCTCTACATATGTCGTCCTTGCAAGCTCATTATCGGTCATCTTCCACTCAGAATATTGTGGTATCTGTGGATATGTAAGTGAGCGGATGTCAGTTGCATCATGGAGTATCATTGCCAGTCTTTCAACTCCAAGGCCGAGGTTCATCACAGGACAGGGTATATTGTACTGAGAAAGGGCTGTAGGCGAGTAAATACCAAAGGTTGCTATCTCTATCCATCCGTCGGAGTACTTTGTGTTAGAACCCACCAGATTTGGATGATAGGCAAAGACCTCTATCTGTGTGTCAGGCACATAGTATTTGCTGCGTTTGTCGTCAGGTCTGAACATGAACTTTTCAAAACCGAACTGTGAAAGTAAACCCTGTGCAACTGCTTTCCCATGGTCGACGGTCACATTTTCATCCATTATAACGCAGGATGCAGAGTAGTATGTCATGAGACGTGCCGCATCTTCAGCCTGCTCTCTCCTGAAGCAACGATCAATGGAGAAAAAATTGAATGGTGGATTTGCACGTTCGATGACAGATGCAAGGCTGATGAACCAGCCTGATGTCATGTGACTTCTAAGTGTCTTTTTTGTTGCCTGGGGGATGAGTTCCTTGAACTCAGGAAATACCTGGTCTATCATTTCAACAACCAGTGAATCAGAAACACTGATTCCGGCAGCGATCTCAGGAACAAGGTCGTCTCCTTCCACATCTCCTTTCTTGTATGCGTGAAGTATCTTCCTTATGGTCTCAATGGCTTCATCATCGATATCACCAAGAATCTGCCTGATACTACTGATACGTTCGTCGGATATTCCTACATTGGGGCGTGGAAGTCCTGAAAGATAGAAACACCTGTCAAGAACAGCAAGTGCTTCATGGCTGAATTGCTTGTGAACCTCTCTCTCATCTACTATGAGTGGGTTCATCATTTCCTCGAATCCCATTCTCATATATGCATCACGAAGTTTTGAGATGGTGTCATATACAGGGTG
Encoded proteins:
- a CDS encoding pyruvate kinase alpha/beta domain-containing protein, producing the protein MEKTITYFNEVGKANTEEVMKLSAKRAAELGIKHVVLASTSGETALIAAEAFKDQDVKIIAITHQYGLKESGKWEVDEEKLKQLEELGVVMTTQSHMFSGVERAISKRIGGASRIDVISDTLRAVFGKGFKVALECAMMAADSGHIPVSPDTEIIAIGGTRWGADVSVVVRPAHSFDFFSLQVREIIAMPRAKEEPK
- a CDS encoding proteasome assembly chaperone family protein gives rise to the protein MAVTDYDNNNVKIITADIKSENPVLIEGFPGIGLVGNIASQQIIDELKMEYMGSIDSRHFPPIAVLYEGLINMPVRIYESVEHNMVMIVSDIPINPVVAYDISKALLEWAKSINVKEIVSLAGIATMSEDHKVFGAATTLEMLERIKDKVELFQMGTISGISGSIMGECFVSKMPAISLLGSTMSQNPDPRAAAVVIDVLNLLYDFKIDTEGLIEQAEKIEIEMQRLAEDVRSTEQPTGPRKEFPMYG
- a CDS encoding DUF473 domain-containing protein produces the protein MEYVALTGISERVMSELRHNRLLTIEIRNPYNFMAALHSSVGDMLLLTHTSPEDVTGGSMGIIAKLVKHQISTHRITQSNELHYEERETTCLRLQLDPKCTARVRKVLNNRIGETTKVDAEEIPLYNAR
- a CDS encoding DUF169 domain-containing protein translates to MNSCKFPNIESLMDNGEPVCITLSEEDSDTSDLLYCELVHNARHGEASLISHQRCRPGDYVLGISENSPADYYLKSGRYKNAKTAEKAASNLPRIKREFKSLRIEPLKGNKGKFDVLLLYLKPESAMRIIQAYAYHFGEGIESRSIGAASICGDCTAKPLQEGIGISYGCKGSRKHSNYANEEVPLGIRWEFVKTIEEGLKNIPATFE
- the sepS gene encoding O-phosphoserine--tRNA ligase, yielding MKFNPDDIKKAASEDFDAAWNTGKDYISETKLNDQYPHMTLKYGKPHPVYDTISKLRDAYMRMGFEEMMNPLIVDEREVHKQFSHEALAVLDRCFYLSGLPRPNVGISDERISSIRQILGDIDDEAIETIRKILHAYKKGDVEGDDLVPEIAAGISVSDSLVVEMIDQVFPEFKELIPQATKKTLRSHMTSGWFISLASVIERANPPFNFFSIDRCFRREQAEDAARLMTYYSASCVIMDENVTVDHGKAVAQGLLSQFGFEKFMFRPDDKRSKYYVPDTQIEVFAYHPNLVGSNTKYSDGWIEIATFGIYSPTALSQYNIPCPVMNLGLGVERLAMILHDATDIRSLTYPQIPQYSEWKMTDNELARTTYVENVPETAQGKDIVKAIVAVCEEYAATPSPCEFPAWEGSINGKTVKVAVIEPEEETKLCGPAVFNEVVAYESDILGVPDNKKWRKVLENHSARTGVRFLDAFACQAAKDIEDAVANGESEVETRVRIVKVPSEINIRLEPLAQRFITSNKKKIDIRGPVFTTVRAIIE